The proteins below come from a single Acidobacteriota bacterium genomic window:
- a CDS encoding sensor domain-containing diguanylate cyclase, whose product MSSQNISSVGLLHARTTTMYPVITILVSLLTIVAAYILSISELEADRKIQGFCGIIAVYLCVYVVLYFHQKRLKQGTNARRPMLEADVERSLEELDEVSSYFTGSLRSDDAFRLVASRVRDLLPYQTIVLFLLTESRSQLVSVHAEGVRAEVHKGQLLNFDDGLAGQAYKTHQVEVDGYLMLDSNQEYGSSVAIPLMNAGNVFGVIQLFFGDDYDPAVNETSVFEAVGTRVAPLMLGSISYERSQANALTDVTTDLPNERAFYLVLENQVAESQRRRDDRPLTVLAIDIENFDEVNRTFGHVAGDTVLNFVARVIKDNVRQMDFVARALNDEFLVILPTADKGISQEVMQRIQAGFSGRKLAINEAQAVEIELNIGWAVFGIDGETPGQLLSLAQLRKEQMKFTGPSNLLFFPNEPRESAH is encoded by the coding sequence ATGTCGAGTCAAAATATTAGTTCAGTCGGGCTTCTCCACGCTCGTACAACGACGATGTATCCGGTGATAACGATCCTGGTTTCGTTGCTGACGATCGTTGCCGCCTATATCTTGTCTATTTCGGAGCTTGAAGCAGACCGAAAGATACAAGGATTTTGCGGGATCATCGCAGTCTATCTTTGTGTCTATGTAGTTCTTTATTTTCACCAAAAGAGACTCAAGCAGGGCACAAACGCCCGACGTCCTATGCTTGAGGCAGATGTTGAACGGAGCCTTGAGGAGCTTGACGAGGTCAGCAGTTACTTCACCGGTTCGCTTAGATCCGATGATGCTTTCAGACTCGTTGCAAGCCGCGTACGTGATCTGTTGCCATATCAAACGATCGTGTTGTTTTTACTAACTGAATCGCGTTCTCAACTCGTATCTGTACATGCTGAGGGGGTTCGGGCGGAAGTTCATAAAGGACAACTTCTGAATTTTGATGACGGCCTTGCGGGACAGGCGTACAAAACTCACCAAGTCGAGGTCGATGGTTATCTGATGCTGGATTCGAATCAGGAATACGGGAGTTCGGTTGCGATTCCGCTTATGAATGCTGGTAATGTTTTCGGGGTGATACAGCTCTTCTTCGGCGATGATTACGATCCGGCTGTTAACGAAACATCGGTCTTTGAGGCGGTTGGCACACGCGTAGCACCGCTGATGCTCGGGTCGATCTCGTATGAACGCTCGCAGGCGAACGCCCTGACGGACGTTACTACCGACCTCCCCAATGAGCGGGCATTCTATCTTGTTCTCGAAAATCAGGTCGCGGAATCGCAGCGAAGGCGTGACGATCGGCCGCTGACGGTTCTTGCTATCGACATTGAGAATTTTGACGAGGTGAATCGTACCTTCGGCCACGTTGCGGGAGACACGGTGCTTAACTTCGTTGCCAGAGTTATCAAAGATAACGTCAGGCAAATGGATTTTGTGGCGCGTGCTTTGAATGATGAATTTCTTGTTATCCTGCCGACTGCGGATAAGGGGATATCGCAAGAGGTCATGCAGCGAATACAAGCTGGCTTTTCCGGGCGTAAGCTCGCGATCAACGAGGCGCAGGCAGTCGAGATCGAACTAAATATCGGCTGGGCAGTATTCGGCATTGACGGTGAAACGCCCGGCCAACTGCTGAGCCTCGCTCAGTTAAGGAAAGAGCAGATGAAATTTACCGGGCCGAGCAACCTCCTCTTTTTCCCGAACGAACCGCGAGAATCGGCTCACTAA